A single genomic interval of Pyruvatibacter sp. HU-CL02332 harbors:
- a CDS encoding RNA methyltransferase has protein sequence MAGTDRTKQQTVVEAHSGPAVILVAPQLGENVGTAARAMLNFGLTDLRLVRPRDGWPNAYAVKASSGAFDQIKTVRLFDRTEDAIADLDRVYATTARRRDLIKPTVTPQTAMAEARGIEESGARVGVLFGGERSGLNNDDVTLAHSILTVPVNPSFASINLAQAVLLLGYEYFRQTQEAEPRIEATQDQEMAPTGEIVGFFEQLERELDTHNFLYPPEKRPAMVRNIRNLFQRANLTLQEVRTLRGIVTALVRPPRERVPYKERPNKGKAGKAERTKSDDAS, from the coding sequence ATGGCTGGAACGGACCGGACGAAGCAACAAACTGTCGTGGAAGCACATTCGGGCCCGGCTGTGATTCTTGTTGCACCGCAACTAGGCGAGAATGTCGGCACGGCTGCCCGGGCCATGTTGAATTTCGGCCTGACTGATTTGCGCCTCGTGCGGCCCCGCGATGGCTGGCCCAATGCCTATGCGGTCAAGGCATCTTCGGGGGCGTTTGACCAGATCAAGACCGTCCGGCTGTTTGACCGGACAGAGGACGCCATCGCCGACCTCGATCGGGTTTATGCGACGACAGCCCGTCGCCGCGACCTCATCAAGCCGACCGTGACGCCTCAGACTGCGATGGCGGAAGCGCGTGGCATTGAGGAGAGCGGCGCCCGGGTGGGTGTTCTGTTCGGCGGCGAGCGGTCCGGCCTCAACAATGATGATGTGACGTTGGCGCATTCGATTTTGACGGTGCCGGTCAATCCATCCTTTGCCTCGATCAACCTGGCGCAGGCTGTGCTGCTGCTGGGCTATGAGTACTTTCGGCAGACGCAGGAGGCAGAGCCCCGCATTGAGGCGACGCAGGATCAGGAGATGGCGCCCACAGGCGAAATTGTCGGGTTCTTCGAGCAGCTGGAGCGTGAGCTTGATACGCACAACTTCCTCTACCCGCCGGAAAAGCGTCCGGCCATGGTGCGCAATATCCGCAACCTGTTTCAGCGCGCCAACCTGACCTTGCAAGAGGTGCGCACCCTGCGTGGCATCGTTACAGCGCTGGTGCGGCCGCCGCGCGAGCGGGTGCCCTATAAGGAGCGGCCCAATAAAGGCAAAGCAGGCAAAGCTGAGCGCACGAAGAGTGATGATGCCTCTTGA
- the alaS gene encoding alanine--tRNA ligase, giving the protein MTSVNEVRQTFIDFFDGKGHTPVASAPLVPRNDPTLLFNNAGMVPFKNVFTGAEKRDYVRAVSSQKCVRAGGKHNDLDNVGYTARHHTFFEMLGNFSFGDYFKEEAIAYAWELLTTDYGLPKDKLTVTVYHEDEEAPVLWKKIAGLTDDRIIKIATADNYWSMGDTGPCGPCSEIFFDHGEKVPGGPPGSPDEDGDRFIEIWNLVFMQFDQQAGGEKVALPKPSIDTGMGLERIAAVLQGKHDNYDTDMMRALIEASADASSVAADGDHAVSHRVIADHLRATSFLIADGVLPSNEGRGYVLRRIMRRAMRHAHIIGAKDPLMHRLVPALVTQMGQAYPELQRAQALVTETLKLEEERFRVTLDRGLKLLDDEVAQLGDAKTLAGEAAFKLYDTYGFPLDLTQDALRTKGIEVDTDGFDAAMARQKAEARAAWSGSGDAATEVIWLELRDEHGSTEFLGYDTEVAEGKIVALLKDGELVDALGEGDEGSVIVNQTPFYAESGGQMGDTGIMIGAEGIEFCVTDTAKRGGDLHVHVGKVAKGGLTTGGIVELRVDGERRSRLRANHSATHLLHEALRRVLGDHVTQKGSMVSQDRLRFDISHPRAITAEELAEVEVIVNSVVRDNSDVTTRLMTPDEAIEAGALALFGEKYGDEVRVLSMGHSGPQDRAGFFSTELCGGTHVRRLGDIALIKILSESAVSSGVRRIEALTGETARQHMASQEAKAKAAADALKTSIDDLPGRVAQLVDERKKLERELSEARKQAALASAGGGGGAAAPAVQEIAGIKVMARRLDGVPAKELRGLVDDGKKEIGSGVVAVVAIADGKAAVAVGVTDDLTSKLSAVDLVRAGSAALGGKGGGGRPDMAQAGGPDVDKADEALAAITSQVAEPASAA; this is encoded by the coding sequence ATGACGAGCGTCAATGAAGTCCGCCAGACGTTTATCGATTTCTTCGATGGCAAAGGGCATACCCCCGTCGCATCGGCGCCACTGGTGCCGCGCAATGACCCCACACTGCTGTTCAACAATGCGGGCATGGTGCCGTTCAAGAACGTGTTTACCGGTGCTGAGAAACGCGACTATGTGCGCGCGGTCTCATCGCAAAAATGCGTGCGGGCGGGCGGCAAGCACAATGATCTGGACAATGTGGGCTACACGGCGCGCCACCACACCTTCTTTGAGATGCTCGGCAACTTCTCCTTTGGGGACTACTTCAAGGAAGAAGCGATTGCCTATGCCTGGGAACTGCTCACCACAGACTACGGCCTGCCCAAGGACAAGCTGACCGTCACCGTCTATCACGAAGACGAAGAGGCGCCGGTCCTGTGGAAGAAGATCGCAGGCCTGACAGACGACCGGATCATCAAGATCGCCACTGCGGACAATTACTGGTCCATGGGCGACACCGGCCCGTGCGGTCCGTGCTCTGAAATCTTCTTTGACCATGGCGAGAAGGTGCCCGGTGGTCCTCCCGGTTCGCCGGACGAAGACGGTGACCGGTTCATCGAAATCTGGAACCTGGTCTTCATGCAGTTCGACCAGCAGGCAGGCGGCGAGAAGGTCGCCCTGCCCAAGCCATCCATTGACACCGGCATGGGCCTCGAACGCATTGCGGCCGTGCTGCAGGGCAAGCACGACAATTACGACACGGACATGATGCGCGCGCTGATTGAAGCATCCGCTGACGCCTCAAGTGTTGCAGCAGATGGTGACCATGCGGTGAGCCATCGGGTGATTGCAGATCATCTGCGCGCCACAAGCTTCCTGATTGCTGACGGCGTGCTGCCGTCCAATGAAGGCCGGGGCTACGTGCTGCGCCGGATCATGCGCCGGGCCATGCGCCATGCGCACATCATTGGCGCAAAAGACCCGTTGATGCACAGGCTGGTGCCGGCACTTGTGACCCAGATGGGTCAGGCTTATCCGGAGCTGCAGCGTGCTCAGGCCCTGGTGACAGAAACTCTGAAGCTGGAAGAAGAGCGCTTCCGCGTCACCCTTGATCGCGGTCTCAAGTTGCTGGACGACGAAGTGGCACAGCTTGGCGACGCCAAGACGCTCGCCGGCGAAGCGGCCTTCAAGCTCTATGACACCTATGGTTTTCCCCTTGACCTCACCCAGGACGCCCTGCGGACCAAGGGCATTGAGGTGGATACGGACGGTTTTGATGCGGCCATGGCACGTCAGAAGGCGGAAGCGCGTGCGGCGTGGTCGGGCTCCGGTGATGCTGCGACGGAAGTCATCTGGCTGGAACTGCGTGACGAGCACGGCTCGACTGAGTTTCTTGGCTACGACACGGAAGTGGCAGAGGGCAAGATCGTTGCACTGCTCAAAGATGGTGAACTGGTCGATGCGCTTGGTGAAGGAGACGAAGGCTCCGTCATCGTCAACCAGACACCGTTCTATGCGGAGTCCGGTGGCCAGATGGGTGACACCGGCATCATGATTGGTGCTGAGGGTATTGAGTTTTGCGTGACGGATACCGCCAAGCGGGGCGGGGACCTGCATGTGCATGTGGGCAAGGTCGCCAAGGGTGGCCTGACCACAGGCGGCATTGTTGAACTTCGGGTTGATGGCGAGCGCCGCTCGCGGCTGCGGGCCAATCACTCGGCAACCCACCTGTTGCACGAAGCACTGCGCCGCGTGCTTGGCGATCATGTCACCCAGAAGGGCTCCATGGTGTCGCAGGACCGGCTGCGCTTTGACATTTCACACCCGCGGGCCATCACGGCAGAGGAACTCGCTGAAGTCGAAGTCATCGTCAATTCCGTGGTGCGCGACAACAGTGACGTCACCACGCGTTTGATGACACCGGACGAAGCAATCGAGGCCGGGGCGCTGGCGTTGTTCGGCGAAAAATACGGCGATGAAGTCCGTGTGCTGAGCATGGGGCATTCCGGACCACAGGACCGGGCAGGCTTTTTCTCGACAGAGCTTTGCGGCGGCACCCATGTGCGCCGTCTGGGCGACATTGCCCTGATCAAGATTCTTTCCGAGAGCGCAGTCTCCTCAGGTGTGCGCCGCATTGAAGCGCTTACTGGTGAGACAGCACGCCAGCACATGGCATCACAGGAAGCCAAGGCGAAGGCAGCAGCTGACGCCCTCAAGACCAGCATTGATGACTTGCCTGGCCGCGTTGCGCAGCTGGTGGATGAGCGCAAGAAGCTGGAACGTGAGCTGTCCGAAGCCCGTAAGCAGGCAGCTCTTGCCAGTGCTGGTGGCGGCGGCGGCGCTGCAGCTCCTGCCGTTCAGGAAATTGCGGGCATCAAGGTCATGGCGCGTCGTCTGGATGGCGTTCCAGCAAAGGAACTGCGGGGCCTTGTCGATGACGGCAAGAAGGAAATCGGGTCCGGTGTCGTGGCTGTTGTGGCCATCGCCGACGGCAAGGCAGCTGTTGCCGTTGGGGTGACGGATGATCTGACGAGCAAGCTCAGCGCGGTTGATCTGGTGCGGGCAGGGTCTGCTGCGCTTGGAGGCAAGGGCGGCGGTGGCCGACCTGACATGGCGCAGGCTGGTGGGCCTGATGTGGACAAGGCAGATGAAGCGCTTGCCGCCATCACCTCGCAGGTGGCTGAGCCTGCAAGCGCTGCGTGA
- a CDS encoding cyclic nucleotide-gated ion channel: MPQAGTVPDPRPARKGLKARLYHVLEAGKTSDRASLIFDVSMTILIIANVVAFSLETVAGIAAQYGDLLEAFNIASVAIFTIEYLVRIWVCTEHGPYRRLHGLTARVRFVRTPMMVVDFLAIAPFYLAFFLAIDLRVLRVFRLLRFFKLARYSPALSSLSRVLWQERRALGAAMIVMSGALLVSSTLLYFIERHEQPEAFGSVPAAMWWSMATLTTVGYGDVVPITAAGRLVGALVMLFGLGMFALPIGIIATGFSQEIHRREFAITWGMVARVPLFSELEAEQIFAIMGRLEAVSLPRGSHIAHAGDPADAMYFIVSGEVLVERHPEESIYLREGDFFGEMALLRNSTRQHELTVSADCDLLKLASDDFTMLARRHPEIREAVLKVARERAGDATAFTEDEEIEEALRND; encoded by the coding sequence GTGCCGCAGGCTGGAACCGTTCCTGATCCGCGACCTGCCCGTAAGGGCCTTAAGGCACGGCTCTATCATGTTCTTGAAGCTGGCAAGACCAGCGACCGGGCCAGTCTGATCTTTGATGTGTCGATGACCATCCTGATCATCGCCAATGTGGTGGCCTTCTCGCTTGAAACTGTCGCGGGCATTGCCGCGCAATATGGCGACCTGCTTGAAGCCTTCAATATTGCGTCGGTCGCTATATTCACCATCGAATATCTGGTGCGTATCTGGGTGTGCACAGAGCACGGGCCATACCGGCGGCTGCACGGTCTGACCGCGCGCGTGCGCTTCGTCCGGACGCCAATGATGGTTGTGGACTTTCTCGCCATCGCACCGTTTTACCTTGCATTCTTTCTGGCGATTGATCTGCGGGTGTTGCGGGTCTTTCGACTGTTGCGCTTCTTCAAGCTGGCTCGCTATTCACCGGCGCTGTCCTCGCTTAGCCGGGTGCTGTGGCAGGAGCGGCGAGCGCTGGGTGCGGCCATGATTGTGATGAGCGGAGCGCTGCTTGTCTCTTCAACGCTGCTCTACTTCATTGAGCGTCATGAACAGCCCGAAGCCTTCGGCAGTGTGCCGGCCGCCATGTGGTGGTCCATGGCGACATTGACGACGGTTGGCTATGGCGATGTGGTGCCTATAACGGCGGCGGGTCGGCTTGTTGGTGCGCTGGTCATGCTGTTTGGCCTTGGCATGTTTGCCTTGCCCATCGGTATCATTGCCACCGGCTTCTCCCAGGAGATTCACCGTCGGGAATTTGCCATCACCTGGGGCATGGTGGCGCGCGTACCCCTGTTCTCGGAACTCGAGGCCGAGCAGATTTTTGCCATCATGGGCAGGCTTGAAGCTGTGTCACTGCCACGCGGGTCCCACATCGCCCACGCCGGGGATCCAGCGGACGCCATGTATTTTATCGTCAGTGGTGAAGTGCTGGTGGAGCGCCATCCCGAAGAGTCGATCTATCTGCGCGAAGGGGACTTCTTCGGCGAGATGGCGCTGCTGCGCAATTCCACCCGGCAGCATGAGCTGACGGTTTCAGCTGACTGCGATCTGTTGAAGCTGGCGTCCGACGATTTCACGATGCTGGCACGACGCCATCCGGAAATTCGCGAGGCCGTGCTGAAGGTCGCCCGCGAGCGCGCAGGCGATGCGACTGCCTTTACAGAAGACGAAGAAATCGAAGAGGCCCTCAGGAACGATTGA
- a CDS encoding MFS transporter, producing MSDPRADSETDSSTSTEAPQILSAAFWRSPLAILFLALVTVGISRSMLFAVLPPIARELGFTEVLVGLMFAAAAGMFAITSPLWGRLSDRVGRVRVIALGLTGFGVFMMLFTLAVATGLAVALPLWAIFLLMFVPRVASAAASAGVFPAAQAYVADTTSARDRTSGTSMVAAAMGFGLISGPGIAGLMSAYELLAPMYLAAALGIIGGIMAWRLLPEPPRTQAQKDTPRPKLQLRDRRIIAMMPISMAISMMVAVTQQTSAFYFQDILGLDAAGTARATGAALMMMAGATLFVQTAIVQRFRLAPPVLIYGGLVLAVAAYTILTMAASFWMLTTGLVMVGIAFGMANPGISAAISLSVTPNEQGSAAGLNASMSATGFMIGSLVGPGGYTLSPDLPHYFGLVALTIILAGALFVRFPNPNKMPPIDPSDTPA from the coding sequence TTGAGTGACCCGCGCGCCGACAGTGAAACCGACAGTTCAACGAGTACCGAAGCGCCTCAGATACTGAGTGCAGCCTTCTGGCGCAGTCCGCTGGCAATCCTTTTTCTGGCGCTGGTCACGGTCGGCATTTCCCGGTCAATGCTGTTTGCGGTTCTGCCGCCCATCGCGCGTGAGCTTGGGTTCACGGAAGTACTCGTCGGGCTAATGTTTGCGGCGGCAGCGGGCATGTTCGCCATTACCTCGCCCCTATGGGGACGGTTGTCGGACCGGGTGGGGCGGGTGCGTGTCATTGCCCTGGGGCTTACAGGCTTTGGTGTGTTCATGATGCTGTTCACGCTAGCCGTCGCGACGGGGCTCGCGGTCGCTCTGCCACTATGGGCGATCTTCCTGTTGATGTTCGTGCCGCGTGTGGCCTCCGCGGCGGCGTCTGCCGGAGTGTTTCCCGCAGCACAGGCCTATGTGGCGGACACCACGTCTGCGCGAGACCGCACGTCCGGCACGTCCATGGTCGCGGCTGCCATGGGCTTTGGTCTCATCTCCGGGCCGGGCATCGCGGGGCTCATGTCGGCGTATGAGTTGCTGGCACCGATGTACCTGGCGGCGGCTCTCGGCATCATCGGCGGTATCATGGCGTGGCGTCTGCTGCCCGAGCCGCCGCGCACCCAGGCGCAGAAGGATACACCGCGGCCAAAGCTCCAGCTTCGCGACAGACGCATCATCGCCATGATGCCCATCTCTATGGCGATCTCGATGATGGTGGCCGTCACCCAACAGACCTCCGCCTTCTACTTTCAGGACATTCTGGGACTGGACGCTGCAGGCACCGCGCGGGCGACCGGTGCTGCGCTGATGATGATGGCCGGGGCGACTTTGTTTGTGCAGACAGCCATCGTCCAGCGCTTCCGGCTGGCGCCGCCGGTTTTGATCTATGGCGGGCTTGTGCTGGCGGTTGCGGCCTACACTATCCTCACCATGGCGGCGTCGTTCTGGATGCTCACCACAGGCCTTGTCATGGTCGGCATTGCTTTCGGTATGGCCAACCCGGGCATCTCGGCTGCCATCTCGCTGTCAGTGACCCCGAACGAGCAGGGGAGTGCGGCTGGCCTCAATGCCTCCATGAGCGCCACGGGCTTCATGATCGGCAGTCTTGTCGGCCCCGGCGGCTACACGCTGTCGCCGGATCTGCCGCATTATTTTGGTCTTGTGGCCCTCACGATCATTCTTGCCGGGGCACTTTTTGTGCGCTTTCCCAATCCCAACAAGATGCCGCCGATTGATCCGTCCGACACTCCGGCGTGA
- a CDS encoding NADP-dependent isocitrate dehydrogenase, with the protein MSKIKVDNPVVELDGDEMTRIIWQLIKDKLVHPYLDLDLEYYDLGMEYRDKTDDQVTIDAAEAIKKHGVGVKCATITPDEARVEEFGLKKMWRSPNGTIRNILGGTVFREPIICKNVPRLVPGWTDPIVIGRHAFGDQYRATDFLVPGAGKLTMKWEAEDGSDSKEFEIFNFEGPGIAMGMYNLDASIIDFARACLNYGIQRKWPVYLSTKNTIMKAYDGRFKDLFQKVYEEEFKAEYDKLGITYEHRLIDDMVASSMKWSGKFIWACKNYDGDVQSDSVAQGFGSLGLMTSVLLTPDGKICESEAAHGTVTRHYRLWQDGKETSTNSIASIFAWTRGLSFRAELDNNDALAKFAKTLEKTCVSTVEGGSMTKDLALLVGAEQKWLSTEAFLDKVSDNLEKAMSKAS; encoded by the coding sequence ATGTCGAAAATCAAGGTGGATAACCCCGTTGTAGAACTTGATGGGGACGAGATGACCCGGATCATCTGGCAACTCATCAAGGACAAGCTGGTCCACCCCTATCTCGACCTCGACCTTGAATATTACGACCTGGGCATGGAGTACCGCGACAAGACCGACGATCAGGTCACGATCGACGCGGCTGAAGCCATCAAGAAGCACGGCGTCGGCGTCAAATGCGCCACCATTACCCCGGACGAAGCCCGCGTTGAGGAATTCGGCCTCAAGAAGATGTGGCGCTCGCCCAACGGCACCATCCGCAACATCCTCGGCGGCACAGTGTTCCGTGAACCAATTATCTGCAAAAACGTGCCTCGCCTCGTGCCGGGCTGGACAGACCCCATCGTCATCGGTCGTCACGCTTTTGGTGACCAGTATCGCGCAACGGACTTTCTGGTGCCCGGCGCCGGCAAGCTGACCATGAAATGGGAAGCCGAAGACGGTTCAGATTCCAAGGAATTTGAAATCTTCAATTTCGAGGGCCCCGGCATCGCCATGGGCATGTACAACCTCGACGCCTCCATCATCGACTTCGCCCGCGCCTGCCTGAACTACGGCATCCAGCGCAAATGGCCTGTCTACCTCTCCACAAAGAACACCATCATGAAGGCCTATGACGGCCGCTTCAAAGACCTGTTCCAGAAGGTCTATGAGGAAGAGTTCAAGGCGGAATACGACAAGCTCGGCATCACCTATGAACACCGCTTGATTGACGACATGGTGGCGTCATCCATGAAGTGGTCGGGCAAGTTCATCTGGGCCTGCAAGAACTACGATGGCGATGTGCAGTCTGACTCCGTCGCCCAGGGCTTTGGCTCACTCGGCCTTATGACTTCCGTGCTGCTGACGCCGGACGGGAAGATCTGTGAATCTGAAGCAGCGCACGGCACCGTCACCCGCCACTACCGCCTGTGGCAGGACGGCAAGGAGACCTCGACCAACTCCATCGCGTCCATCTTTGCGTGGACCCGTGGTCTCTCCTTCCGCGCCGAGCTCGACAACAACGACGCCTTGGCCAAATTTGCCAAGACCCTTGAGAAGACATGTGTGTCCACGGTTGAAGGCGGCTCCATGACCAAGGACCTGGCCCTGCTGGTGGGTGCGGAGCAGAAGTGGCTCTCAACCGAGGCCTTCCTCGACAAGGTCTCTGATAACCTGGAAAAAGCGATGTCGAAGGCCTCCTAG